In one Micromonospora polyrhachis genomic region, the following are encoded:
- a CDS encoding GatB/YqeY domain-containing protein: protein MGTLKDLLTTDMRAALKARDELTTSTLRMALAAIGNAEVAGKAKRELSDDEVLAVLTKEAKKRREAATAFADAGRAEQAAKETAEGEVLDRYLPKQLDDAELAELVSGALAEGEFTGKGQMGPAMKAAQAAVAGRAEGGRVAAEVRRQLGV from the coding sequence ATGGGCACGCTGAAGGACCTCCTGACTACGGACATGCGCGCGGCGCTGAAGGCACGCGACGAACTGACCACGTCCACCCTGCGAATGGCGCTGGCTGCCATCGGTAACGCCGAGGTAGCCGGCAAGGCCAAGCGGGAGCTCTCCGACGACGAGGTGCTGGCCGTGCTGACCAAGGAGGCGAAGAAGCGCCGGGAGGCGGCGACCGCGTTCGCCGACGCCGGCCGGGCCGAGCAGGCGGCGAAGGAGACCGCCGAGGGTGAGGTGCTCGACCGCTACCTGCCCAAGCAGCTCGACGACGCGGAACTGGCCGAGCTGGTTTCGGGGGCGCTGGCCGAGGGTGAGTTCACCGGAAAGGGCCAGATGGGCCCAGCCATGAAGGCGGCTCAGGCCGCGGTGGCCGGCCGGGCTGAGGGGGGCCGGGTGGCGGCCGAGGTACGTCGCCAGCTTGGCGTCTGA
- a CDS encoding rod shape-determining protein encodes MLGPGVYARPGVPHPLAIDLGTANVRIWTPAAGSVIDEPTVVAYDSAGMVRAVGHAALTLARSGRVRLVRPIQDGVIDDFRACVHLLQALVTASARPVGDVSPVLVGVPATATLWQQDLLTAAVGRATGGRVVAVEEPLAAALSCRMSLETGNDVVAVDLGQGRTEVVRITGGTVTAAERVGPDNLLDQVPAIAATVRQLARESARLGHRRLLLLTGGGAAGPDVAGRLAALTGRIVTMPADSRLATIRGLRLLMTA; translated from the coding sequence ATGCTCGGCCCCGGCGTGTACGCCCGTCCTGGCGTCCCGCATCCGCTGGCTATCGACCTGGGCACGGCGAATGTCCGGATCTGGACGCCGGCGGCCGGTTCGGTCATCGACGAGCCGACGGTGGTGGCCTACGACTCGGCGGGAATGGTCCGCGCGGTAGGTCACGCTGCGCTGACGCTCGCCAGGTCGGGCCGGGTACGGCTGGTCCGTCCGATCCAGGACGGCGTGATCGACGACTTCCGGGCCTGCGTACACCTGTTGCAAGCGCTGGTCACGGCCAGCGCCCGACCGGTCGGCGACGTGTCGCCGGTGCTCGTCGGCGTGCCCGCCACCGCCACCCTGTGGCAGCAGGATCTTCTCACCGCCGCCGTGGGCCGGGCGACCGGCGGTCGGGTGGTGGCCGTCGAAGAGCCACTGGCCGCCGCCCTGTCCTGCCGGATGAGCCTGGAAACCGGCAACGACGTGGTGGCGGTGGACCTGGGGCAGGGGCGTACCGAGGTGGTCCGGATCACCGGGGGCACGGTGACCGCCGCCGAGCGCGTCGGCCCGGACAACCTGCTCGACCAGGTGCCGGCCATCGCGGCCACGGTACGACAGTTGGCCCGCGAGTCGGCCCGGCTGGGACACCGACGCCTGCTGCTGCTGACCGGCGGTGGCGCGGCCGGCCCGGATGTGGCCGGGCGCCTGGCCGCCCTCACCGGCCGGATCGTGACGATGCCGGCGGACAGTCGACTGGCCACCATCCGCGGCCTGCGCCTGTTGATGACCGCCTGA
- a CDS encoding metallophosphoesterase, with translation MRKRTVLRLAAGTAAIGGATLAYASLIERNMFTLRRYDVPVLAADAEPLRVLHLSDLHMTPGQRRKQEWVASLAATDPDLVVVTGDNLADPEAVPGVLRALQPLLNYPGAFVFGSNDYRGPVWKNPFSYFFPDREYVQGVELPTEDLREVLVGAGWADLNNARTSIKAGGRTVELIGVDDPHIGRDDYPSVTGLVSPDVDLSIALTHSPDPQLLDEMAADGFDLLLAGHTHGGQVRVPFVGALVTNCDLPRSMARGLHRWPSSDAWLHVSAGLGTHPTAPVRFACPPEASLLTLIPR, from the coding sequence ATGCGAAAGCGCACCGTATTACGACTGGCCGCCGGGACTGCCGCGATCGGGGGCGCCACCCTGGCGTACGCGTCGCTCATCGAGCGGAACATGTTCACCCTGCGGCGGTACGACGTGCCGGTGCTGGCGGCCGACGCGGAGCCGCTACGGGTCCTCCACCTCTCCGACCTGCACATGACCCCCGGCCAACGACGCAAACAGGAATGGGTGGCCTCACTGGCCGCCACCGACCCGGATCTGGTCGTGGTGACCGGGGACAACCTCGCCGATCCCGAGGCGGTCCCGGGCGTGCTGCGGGCGCTGCAACCACTTCTGAACTATCCGGGGGCCTTCGTCTTCGGCTCCAACGACTACCGGGGGCCGGTCTGGAAGAACCCCTTCAGCTACTTCTTCCCCGACCGCGAGTACGTCCAGGGCGTCGAGCTGCCGACGGAGGATCTTCGTGAGGTGCTGGTCGGTGCGGGTTGGGCCGACCTCAACAACGCTCGTACGTCGATCAAGGCCGGCGGACGGACCGTGGAACTGATCGGGGTCGACGACCCGCACATCGGGCGGGACGACTACCCCTCGGTCACCGGGCTGGTCTCCCCCGACGTCGACCTGTCGATCGCCCTCACTCACTCGCCCGACCCCCAACTGTTGGACGAGATGGCCGCCGACGGGTTCGACCTGTTGCTCGCCGGACACACCCACGGCGGCCAGGTACGGGTGCCCTTCGTCGGGGCCCTGGTGACCAACTGTGATCTGCCTCGATCGATGGCCCGGGGGCTACATCGGTGGCCCTCCTCCGATGCCTGGCTGCACGTCTCCGCTGGCCTGGGCACCCACCCCACCGCGCCGGTCCGGTTCGCCTGCCCACCCGAGGCGTCGCTGCTGACCCTGATCCCTCGCTGA
- a CDS encoding TraR/DksA family transcriptional regulator — MTSTVHNPAELLRDTLEEQFRTHTDQLTELTVFSRQPDLGGYDRDTLNGLIASARQGVADAAQALRRMSEGTYGICERCQASIPVGRLEILPHARFCVPCQQKQVG, encoded by the coding sequence GTGACCAGCACCGTGCACAACCCCGCCGAGCTGCTCCGCGACACCCTGGAAGAGCAGTTCAGGACCCACACCGATCAGTTGACCGAGCTGACGGTGTTCAGCCGGCAGCCCGATCTCGGTGGCTACGACCGGGACACCCTCAACGGGTTGATCGCCTCCGCCCGGCAGGGCGTGGCCGACGCCGCGCAGGCGCTGCGCCGGATGTCCGAAGGAACGTACGGCATCTGCGAGCGCTGCCAGGCGAGCATCCCGGTCGGACGGTTGGAGATCCTGCCGCACGCTCGGTTCTGCGTACCGTGCCAGCAGAAGCAGGTCGGCTGA
- a CDS encoding rod shape-determining protein, protein MSKRRRRTGISEEAVMTISTASPERADSTVRRRSSVTARRSEPDTVARPAAIAVDLGSGQARVWTAGNGERTATTTGKALGQAVPLLRRGRIVDDAGCVTLLTRLLEEHPDLPPGPPVVVACRPVLTTADDQARLRQVLTAAFTPARILLLDTVLAAAMGADAASGVLLVVDIGEQLTEVAMIANGRVAAARRIDLGTGDLGLGVSADLLADIVTRLVAQLEPEPGSRLAAMPPSAVLVVGGGAATAGLTRRLADHLHVPVRRVPAPLSAAVTGAGRAALAAVRHPALG, encoded by the coding sequence ATGTCGAAACGCCGACGTCGTACCGGAATCAGCGAGGAGGCGGTGATGACGATCAGTACGGCAAGCCCGGAGCGGGCCGACTCGACCGTTCGCCGACGCTCGTCCGTCACAGCACGGCGGTCCGAACCCGACACCGTCGCCCGTCCGGCCGCGATCGCCGTTGACCTGGGCAGCGGTCAGGCTCGGGTCTGGACCGCCGGAAACGGTGAACGCACCGCCACGACCACCGGTAAGGCGCTCGGTCAGGCTGTGCCGTTGTTGCGGCGGGGCCGGATCGTCGACGACGCCGGCTGCGTCACCCTCCTCACCCGACTACTCGAAGAGCACCCGGATCTGCCGCCAGGACCTCCGGTCGTGGTGGCCTGCCGGCCGGTATTGACCACTGCGGACGATCAGGCCCGACTCCGTCAGGTGCTGACCGCCGCGTTCACCCCGGCCCGGATCCTGCTGCTCGACACCGTGCTGGCAGCGGCGATGGGGGCCGATGCGGCCAGCGGTGTACTGCTCGTCGTCGACATCGGGGAACAGCTGACCGAGGTGGCGATGATTGCTAACGGCCGGGTGGCCGCCGCGCGCCGAATCGATCTGGGCACCGGAGACCTGGGCCTGGGGGTCAGCGCAGACCTACTCGCCGACATCGTCACCCGGCTGGTGGCGCAGTTGGAGCCCGAACCTGGCAGCCGACTGGCGGCGATGCCGCCGAGCGCAGTGCTGGTGGTGGGCGGCGGTGCCGCTACCGCTGGGCTGACCCGGCGTCTGGCGGACCACCTGCACGTACCCGTACGCCGGGTGCCCGCGCCGCTCAGCGCGGCGGTGACCGGTGCCGGACGTGCCGCGCTGGCGGCGGTCCGTCACCCCGCCCTCGGCTGA
- a CDS encoding ABC transporter ATP-binding protein: MTLDLTDVRLTYPDGDRRLVALDDVDLHVPAGELVAVTGPSGSGKSSLLAVAGALITAESGTVTVAGVAVGPLDQAGRDRLRRERIGFVFQQANLLGSLTVLDQLLLVAHINRTPRTTARDRARHLLDRVGLAAKAGRRPHQLSGGERQRVGVGRALMGEPSLLLVDEPTSALDHERGETVVRLLRDITHENRIATVLVTHDLQHLHLTDRAVTMHDGRLSEVRPATASTRPA; the protein is encoded by the coding sequence ATGACCCTCGACCTGACCGATGTCCGGTTGACGTATCCGGATGGTGATCGCCGCCTGGTGGCGCTGGACGACGTCGACCTGCACGTTCCCGCTGGGGAGCTGGTCGCCGTCACCGGCCCGTCCGGTTCCGGTAAGTCCAGCCTGCTGGCGGTCGCCGGGGCCCTGATCACGGCCGAGTCCGGCACGGTCACCGTTGCCGGGGTGGCGGTCGGCCCGCTCGACCAGGCCGGTCGGGACCGGCTGCGCCGGGAGCGGATCGGGTTCGTTTTCCAACAGGCCAACCTGCTGGGCTCGTTGACCGTGTTGGACCAGTTGCTGCTCGTTGCCCACATCAACCGGACACCGCGTACCACAGCCCGGGACAGGGCTCGACACCTGCTGGATCGGGTCGGTCTGGCAGCCAAGGCCGGACGGCGTCCGCACCAACTCTCCGGCGGCGAACGGCAGCGGGTCGGGGTGGGGCGGGCCCTGATGGGGGAGCCCAGTCTGCTGCTGGTCGACGAGCCGACCTCGGCACTCGATCACGAACGCGGCGAGACCGTCGTACGGCTACTGCGGGACATCACCCACGAGAACCGGATCGCGACGGTGCTGGTCACCCACGACCTGCAACACCTGCATCTCACCGACCGGGCGGTGACCATGCACGACGGGCGGCTGTCCGAGGTCCGCCCGGCCACGGCTTCAACCCGACCCGCCTAA
- a CDS encoding DUF6225 family protein codes for MPSSRQLPLSESWWDGPIERYRHDVARWTVGKLRNALDGLPDDMVLRAEVAFGPSSGHPDPWGNDQFVVTGATVDDGDYLRSDELIIRVDYPADDYVRPANTAPEVDPNAKPTPTP; via the coding sequence ATGCCAAGCAGCCGCCAGCTTCCGCTGTCTGAATCATGGTGGGATGGACCAATCGAGCGGTACAGGCACGATGTCGCGAGGTGGACCGTCGGGAAGTTGCGGAACGCGCTGGACGGTCTCCCGGATGACATGGTGCTGAGGGCGGAGGTGGCTTTCGGTCCGAGCTCTGGTCATCCTGACCCGTGGGGCAACGATCAGTTCGTGGTCACCGGCGCCACCGTCGATGATGGCGACTACCTGAGATCGGATGAATTAATCATTCGGGTCGATTATCCCGCTGATGATTATGTGCGACCTGCAAATACAGCACCTGAGGTCGACCCCAACGCTAAACCAACACCAACCCCGTGA
- a CDS encoding sensor histidine kinase, with protein sequence MGDVALSGSVALVLLRRAEHILFIGLLTVGAARAVLDGRPAVVVLTGALLLGAWYVLGVVVAQRTVPVTDLVTSPAGTVAHRGPGLLAGRTRAGWLGLAWLLVLTAGWAGLVVLSVDFVWLAFVLFLLYPQLLPLAGALPAVAVLTAGVVTAFGLHRGRLDPAAVLGPVIGAAVAVVITLVYQGLRRETDIRDRLLAELTAAQDQLATTERRAGTLAERERLAREIHDTVAQSLSSIILLLRAARSAYPDAPAAARHQLDTATAAAHSALDDTRRLVRALAPAELVGRSLPEALRRLVDGTGEFGLDGRFTVEGEPAPLPTRIEVSLLRAAQEALGNVRSHAAARRVVVTLTYLPHAVSLDVADDGRGFDPQLPAISGPTAGTGLGLAAMRARLAEVGGSLVVESAPGQGTVLGATVPLTDEVP encoded by the coding sequence ATGGGTGACGTCGCACTTTCCGGTTCGGTCGCGCTGGTCCTGCTCCGCCGGGCCGAGCACATCCTGTTCATCGGGTTGCTCACCGTGGGGGCGGCGCGAGCCGTGCTCGACGGCCGGCCGGCGGTGGTCGTGCTGACCGGTGCCCTACTCCTCGGCGCGTGGTACGTCCTGGGCGTCGTGGTGGCTCAACGCACCGTCCCGGTGACCGACCTGGTTACCTCCCCGGCCGGGACAGTGGCCCACCGTGGCCCGGGGCTGCTGGCGGGACGCACCCGCGCCGGCTGGCTCGGACTGGCCTGGCTGCTCGTGCTCACCGCCGGCTGGGCGGGACTGGTGGTCCTCTCGGTGGACTTCGTCTGGTTGGCCTTCGTCCTGTTCCTGCTCTACCCGCAACTCCTGCCGCTGGCCGGTGCACTCCCGGCCGTCGCCGTACTGACCGCCGGGGTGGTCACCGCGTTCGGCCTGCACCGGGGGCGGCTCGACCCCGCAGCCGTACTGGGGCCGGTCATCGGGGCTGCGGTCGCGGTCGTGATCACCCTGGTCTACCAGGGCCTACGCCGGGAGACGGACATCCGGGACCGGCTGCTGGCGGAACTGACCGCCGCCCAGGACCAGCTCGCCACCACCGAGCGCCGGGCCGGCACCCTCGCCGAACGGGAACGGCTGGCCCGCGAGATCCACGACACCGTCGCCCAGAGCCTCTCCAGCATCATCCTGCTGCTGCGGGCGGCGCGGAGCGCGTATCCCGACGCACCTGCCGCCGCCCGGCACCAGCTGGACACGGCCACCGCCGCGGCGCATTCCGCCCTGGACGACACGCGGCGGCTGGTCCGGGCCCTCGCTCCGGCGGAGCTGGTCGGCCGGTCCCTGCCCGAGGCCCTGCGCCGCCTGGTGGACGGCACCGGCGAGTTCGGACTGGACGGCCGGTTCACCGTGGAAGGCGAGCCCGCGCCGCTACCCACCCGGATCGAGGTGAGCCTGCTGCGGGCGGCCCAGGAGGCCCTCGGCAATGTCCGTTCGCATGCCGCCGCCCGGCGGGTGGTGGTCACCCTCACCTACCTACCGCACGCGGTCAGCCTCGACGTGGCCGACGACGGGCGCGGCTTCGACCCCCAACTTCCGGCGATCTCCGGGCCGACCGCTGGCACCGGTCTCGGCCTGGCGGCCATGCGGGCCCGACTGGCCGAGGTCGGCGGATCCCTCGTCGTCGAATCCGCCCCGGGGCAGGGCACCGTACTCGGTGCCACCGTCCCACTCACCGATGAGGTGCCATGA
- a CDS encoding TraR/DksA family transcriptional regulator — protein sequence MSTDTQNTAERDWITDLRTSLTSEFEAQTARLTELTSDAGDSGEAHTRAALIATTRQSLTQVTEALRRIAEGRYGSCEKCGRDIPRERLEILPHARFCVPCQQKHGA from the coding sequence ATGAGCACCGATACCCAGAACACCGCCGAGCGTGACTGGATCACGGATCTGCGTACCTCGCTGACCAGCGAGTTCGAGGCGCAGACGGCCCGACTGACCGAGCTCACCTCGGACGCCGGAGATTCCGGCGAGGCACACACCCGAGCGGCGCTGATCGCCACCACGCGACAGAGCCTCACCCAGGTCACCGAGGCACTGCGCCGAATCGCGGAGGGCCGGTACGGCAGCTGCGAGAAGTGCGGGAGGGACATTCCCCGGGAACGGCTGGAAATCTTGCCGCACGCTCGGTTCTGCGTGCCGTGCCAGCAGAAGCACGGAGCCTGA
- a CDS encoding ABC transporter permease: MFIALRDLRFARGRFALLGGVIALMTLMVVLLTGLTAGLGAASISAVARLPVDDIAFQQPASGQQVAFATSALPAETVGTIAGQPGVTGAYPLGVATTRLQAGESSAAVTLLGADPALYPTRQQGAAPTAGEVAITADLADEQSLRVGDRVQLGGQEVRIAAIVDTVSFNHLPVAYTPIDTWRQLSRAETITAVAITRDGGDPTAIDRAAGTATVSRDEAYDAVGGYSSEQGSLNLMRGLLLGVSVLVVGAFFTVWTMQRAGDLAVVRAIGGGRGYLLRDALGQAAVVLLAGASVGAGVAAALGVLAGQVVPFVLDAGTVGIPLVAMVAVGVLGAAVSVRRVSKVDPLTALGAAR, translated from the coding sequence ATGTTCATCGCACTTCGTGACCTGCGGTTCGCCCGGGGACGGTTCGCGCTCCTCGGTGGCGTCATCGCCCTGATGACGCTGATGGTCGTGCTGCTCACCGGGCTGACCGCCGGGCTGGGCGCGGCCAGCATCTCGGCGGTAGCGCGGCTGCCGGTCGACGACATCGCCTTCCAGCAGCCGGCGTCCGGGCAGCAGGTCGCCTTCGCTACCAGCGCCCTGCCGGCGGAGACGGTCGGCACGATCGCCGGGCAGCCGGGCGTGACCGGGGCGTACCCGCTCGGGGTCGCCACCACCCGGTTGCAGGCCGGTGAGAGTTCGGCGGCGGTGACGCTGCTGGGGGCCGACCCGGCCCTGTACCCGACCCGCCAGCAGGGGGCGGCCCCGACCGCCGGCGAGGTGGCGATCACCGCCGACCTGGCCGACGAGCAGTCGCTGCGGGTCGGCGACCGAGTCCAACTCGGCGGTCAGGAGGTACGGATCGCGGCGATCGTGGACACCGTCTCCTTCAACCACCTGCCGGTCGCCTACACCCCCATCGACACCTGGCGGCAGTTGTCCCGGGCCGAGACGATCACCGCGGTGGCGATCACCCGGGACGGCGGCGACCCGACCGCCATCGACCGGGCCGCCGGCACCGCCACGGTCAGCCGCGACGAGGCGTACGACGCGGTCGGTGGCTACTCGTCCGAGCAGGGGTCGCTGAACCTCATGCGCGGGCTGCTGCTCGGTGTGTCCGTGCTGGTCGTCGGGGCGTTCTTCACGGTCTGGACGATGCAGCGCGCCGGCGACCTCGCGGTCGTCCGGGCCATCGGCGGCGGCCGGGGCTACCTCCTCCGGGACGCCCTGGGACAGGCCGCCGTGGTGTTGCTCGCCGGTGCCTCGGTCGGTGCCGGGGTGGCTGCCGCGCTCGGTGTACTGGCCGGACAGGTGGTGCCGTTCGTGCTTGACGCCGGCACCGTCGGGATTCCGCTGGTGGCGATGGTCGCCGTCGGCGTCCTCGGGGCGGCGGTGTCCGTACGCCGGGTCAGCAAAGTCGATCCTCTTACCGCACTGGGAGCAGCCCGATGA
- a CDS encoding transposase, with the protein MSRAEDALFGGACGGDQLPEELADERCRGPRLRRALAELEAERTAGQAEAGAKADQYLQRQRRGERIRGNVPVNAEVASARLRLEQAIAARQATIAEWEQRNADKIAATGSGLVGARPRPVDEHFAVVRARTWLDKALARAAERERQVADQRPRVRNVTDPDSRLMPTKSGFIQGYNPQNVVSADHLIIATELTQDTGDVEQAKPMMAAAEDAANLITGAHRDQAEAAQLTCTCPPKDSQDSPPTPTASPATGATRRSCPRHPNGIGTMVMDAGYLSEENLTAAGPDRLIATGKSHDVEKSARTQPADPPPDPDQPHHTDPVQQMAQRLRTPEGIATYRQRGHIAETPHGHIKHNTGIRTLTRRGLDRATAEWKFICATYNINRLVHTLRTTGHLLPGKA; encoded by the coding sequence TTGTCGCGGGCCGAGGATGCGCTGTTCGGCGGCGCCTGCGGCGGTGACCAGCTGCCCGAGGAGTTGGCCGATGAGCGCTGTCGTGGGCCGCGGCTGCGGCGGGCATTGGCCGAGCTGGAGGCCGAGCGGACCGCCGGACAGGCCGAGGCTGGGGCTAAGGCGGATCAGTATCTGCAGCGTCAACGTCGCGGTGAGCGTATCCGCGGTAACGTGCCGGTCAACGCGGAGGTTGCCTCGGCCAGGCTACGGCTGGAACAGGCCATCGCCGCTCGGCAAGCCACGATCGCCGAGTGGGAGCAGCGCAACGCCGACAAGATCGCCGCGACGGGTAGCGGGCTGGTCGGTGCGCGGCCCCGCCCGGTCGATGAACACTTCGCGGTCGTGCGGGCGCGTACGTGGTTGGACAAGGCGCTGGCGCGGGCGGCCGAGCGGGAACGCCAGGTGGCCGATCAACGGCCGCGGGTGCGTAACGTCACCGACCCGGACAGTCGGCTCATGCCGACCAAGTCCGGGTTCATCCAGGGCTACAACCCGCAAAACGTGGTCTCGGCCGACCATCTGATCATCGCCACCGAACTGACCCAGGACACCGGTGATGTTGAACAGGCAAAGCCGATGATGGCCGCCGCCGAAGACGCCGCCAACCTCATCACCGGTGCCCATCGCGACCAGGCCGAAGCAGCGCAACTGACCTGCACCTGCCCACCAAAAGACAGCCAGGACTCACCGCCAACACCAACCGCCTCGCCGGCCACCGGTGCGACCCGCCGATCCTGTCCGCGCCACCCGAACGGGATCGGCACAATGGTCATGGACGCCGGCTACCTGTCCGAGGAGAATCTCACCGCCGCCGGACCCGACCGGCTCATCGCCACCGGCAAAAGCCACGACGTGGAGAAATCGGCCCGTACCCAACCCGCCGACCCGCCACCGGATCCCGACCAGCCCCACCACACCGATCCGGTCCAGCAGATGGCCCAGCGGTTACGCACCCCCGAAGGCATCGCCACCTACCGCCAACGCGGACACATCGCCGAGACCCCCCACGGCCACATCAAACACAACACAGGCATCCGCACCCTCACCCGCCGCGGTCTGGACCGTGCTACCGCCGAATGGAAGTTCATCTGCGCCACCTACAACATCAACCGGCTGGTACACACCCTCCGCACCACCGGCCATCTCCTACCCGGCAAGGCATAG
- a CDS encoding response regulator encodes MTSIRIVLVDDHPIVRGGLRAALDADPEITVVGEAATGEDALDRVTELRPDLVLMDLQLGAGIDGAEATRRIRTMSHPPRVLILTTYDSDADILPAIEAGATGYLLKDADPADLLAAIRTAAAGETVLAPSVASRLVSRVRSPGRTLTRRETEILQMVADGLGNQAIGRRLFITEATVKSHLVQVFTKLGVDNRTAAVAEARRRGTIR; translated from the coding sequence ATGACCAGCATCCGGATCGTGCTCGTCGACGACCATCCCATCGTCCGGGGTGGGCTGCGGGCCGCACTCGACGCCGATCCCGAGATCACCGTCGTCGGGGAGGCCGCCACCGGGGAAGACGCCCTCGACCGAGTCACCGAGCTACGCCCCGACCTGGTGCTGATGGACCTGCAACTCGGTGCCGGCATCGATGGTGCCGAGGCCACCCGGCGCATCCGGACGATGTCCCATCCGCCCCGGGTACTGATCCTGACCACGTACGACAGTGACGCCGACATCCTGCCCGCGATCGAGGCCGGGGCGACCGGCTACCTACTCAAGGACGCCGACCCGGCGGACCTGCTGGCCGCGATCCGTACCGCCGCTGCTGGTGAGACCGTCCTCGCCCCATCGGTGGCCAGCCGGCTGGTGTCCCGGGTCCGGTCCCCCGGTCGGACCCTCACCCGCCGGGAGACCGAGATCCTGCAGATGGTCGCCGATGGCCTGGGTAACCAGGCCATCGGTCGACGACTCTTCATCACCGAGGCGACGGTCAAGTCCCATCTGGTGCAGGTCTTCACCAAGCTCGGGGTCGACAACCGGACGGCGGCGGTAGCGGAGGCCCGCCGCCGGGGGACCATCCGCTGA